DNA sequence from the Uloborus diversus isolate 005 chromosome 1, Udiv.v.3.1, whole genome shotgun sequence genome:
CtacatttaagaataaaatatttttttaattgaaattgttAATAATCCATTACTGCTTAGATTTTTGGTAGCCATATACTTCAGAATAAAATTGTGAGTAGTTCTAGTAGTGAAAACATACCTTATTCAAAATTGATTCAGCTAATTCCCTAAATGCTCTTTCAATATTGATATTGGCCTTTGCACTTGTTTCTAAAAACCGTATGCCATGTTCTCTAGCAATCTGTAACCGAAAAAATACTATTTGTTAGCATACAATATACAAATCTTCCGTATAAATATTACatatacagcaaaacacatattaGAGAACACCAAATACTCAGATTGTTTGTACAGTACATATTCGACAGCCAACTGAATATTCAGTTTGGCAGAACACTTTAATACTCAGAAACTGaatagtaaacaatttaaatgttTGATAATTGGTAAATAAACATATTATTTCATAGAATGAAAGTTGCACAAAAGTAATATCGTACAAAATGAATTGATATTGTTACTTACTAATTAAATCagattcaaagtaattttaatgtaagagagAACACtctaatgttaaatttaaattttgttgctttttaatttttttaaaaatcttatgacACAATTAACTTTACTCTGGCAGACcatttaaatatgacacagtaaccagaaaaaaaagcatgtttattagcaataaatacataaagtaaatttattactactttgcattaactgctaattttttaaacaaatatgcaACTAAAAAACTGGGAATACTTGGATACTAAACATGTTTCAGAATTTTAATGTCTAAAGTTTTACACCATATGAatcattaaatattgtttaaaagcaACTTAATTAAAATTACTCATTGTTATCAAAGTTTAATAATCCTTTGTActtaaagacagaaaatgaaaatgtttggCAATGTTTGCATTTCATTACTCaatattaatgatgataaaattattttcagttacTCAAGAGACTAAGATAGTAGAAAATCACTTGAATAAATTgcaatttgtaatgatattttaagcaacttagGTTTGTATATGTATACAATAGACCTGCCAACCTTATGAAATAGAAAAAGGAGATTGGATCAAAGTTTCAAGGGAGAAAACGAGAGATTTTAAACAACGTTATTTGAGGGGAAAACATGGTTTTATGaagcatttttagtttaaaatacacTAATTTTATAACATCTCAGTTTTAAAGATTCCTTGTAAAATAGCAAGCAAATGACAGAAGCTTTATCAAACATTAatttacacaaaataaaaaaacactaatacaatttatacagtaaaacctcgctacaacgatattttggggaccaaagaaatatattgttgtagaGGGATATATTGTTATATCGAGGGCCTACATATTTTGGAAATACGATAGAGTACTCCATTTTAATGTTATAGTATACAATATCTAGGCAGAAATGTATTTGGGTGATAataaaaatcctaacaatattatttcTCGGGAGCCTATCACAAGGATTGTTTGGCCtgcaattttatttcctttttttaataagtagaaattatttttccgATGTTATTACCTTCCTATTAAAACAATAACCCATTTTGTTCCcaacaaaagtttttgaataaccagaaagtcactcttttgTTATACCCCCATTCGTTTCTCAAATTatacttaaattattcaaaaatgttatatcaatattccacaaatttaatttgtagtactaaattacttacttaaaggtgtaaaacaACATCTttgaactaaatttaattatttaaataatcaagtaacgtcattttaaagtttgtccccaggtttcatgtcattctcctgtcctccataggaatgagttcaattattatagatttaaaaaaagaatttttaatttgttctacTAAACCTTgcttattatcaccattttgtagGATTTCTTGAggattttgttaatatgatttgattGCTAGtcttattaaaaaatttgaagttcaaaaatgggtatgtaacatttttaataattcttacagTGGTGAAAAGGAATAAGTACACAATAAGCAGTAATTCTTCTCTTGTCggaaaaaacgggaaaaaatgacaaaagttgataaaataggatatttttcattatttaaaaccaaattatcgtaataaaggggggttaaaaatttaaaaaaaatcgttttacaggggtttattgctgtagagaatatcgCAGTATTGAGAGGAGGATAACATTAAATCCTATGCGGGTTCACCGGGACCACGAAATATTATCGTAATAGAGGGAttatcgttgtatcggatagcgttgtagcgaggttttactgtattagtatCATTAGTCCTAAGACACTTATGTCACCTTAGCTACAATTTTAATTATGTTAACAAGTTGGAAAAAAGATGTAATACAAGTTGTAAAATAAAGTatatacactgaaaaaaaaaaagtcaccaaaaagTTTTCTACGGTAGTACATTTTGAGTAGAACAATAAGCTTCTATTCCAAACCTaattttggggggagggagggggagctGAAAGCAAGGGATGCCAAAAATACCTTTGAATTTTAGCTCAATAGGCACAACATATTCAGGGTATAATCAGAAAAAGGACAAACCAGaaacagatgctaaaagatttctGCCCAATCACCCACAATGCGCTGAAATTACCTTAGCCTTGCCTAACGTGCATTCGATACGCCATACAGAACCGGGTCTTGGAAAGGTAGAGAAGCTATGTGAATTGAGCCCTTTAATCAGGATTAGAAAACCGATTTTCGTTTTACAAACAAAAACCTCGATATATCACGATAAAAtagaaaatctgaagaaaaacagGAGAAATTTATACTAAAAGTAAAACCGAGAGAAATAGGCAGAAATTGGGAGTCTCCCGTGAAAAAGGGAGAGTTGGCAGGTCTGAATTAGAAGGTAAATACAAGATTCTTTATTTATGACACTATATTgacttgtttttacttttgtaatgatttattttatttttttcaattttaaattaataatgatactTAATGTAGATACATTTACTATGATAAATGGAAATGCATTAACATTTCACAAAATAGATAAACATTTTCTATATTAAATTGgcataaagttcaaaaaaataaagttgaaactttttaaaCAGATAGTACTCTGTATTCGGCCAAATATACCATTTGGTGCATCTCTAATAAATATTAAGGATTTCTCACAAAAAGTGCagagaaaattcaaaattcataaattttcatcatgagcTAATTTGATCGGATTGTAGCCAACCTGTAAAAACAATGTTAAAGTGGCCAACTTactaatttcatgaattttatcttTTACTAAACATAAATGTTCCTTACAATAAAATCgtaatattcaaaattaatttcaaattgatGTTTTTCCTTGGttacgttttatttttaaataaaaatttttaattaatcaaataagAAGTAGATTTTGCCTCCAAAATTCTTTTACAGATGGCCTGAGTCACTCTGAAAGCATAAAAGTTAGAAATAGAATCAACTAATCTTCAGGGAAGAAACAGCAGCAGGTTAGGAATTATTAGAAATAACACAAGCATTCGAGAAAAAAACCCAAGCGAGCCAGCCATCCCTTTAGCCAAAAACACCTTCACCCCTCTACACGACCCAGAAGGCCCACCATGGACGGACTGCTTAAAATGAGTTAGGGGTTGGAAGCAGGGTTGTTTTTGACATCAAAAACCTGCTTTTGACATGATAGGTCAAAAACTAGTTGAAAACTCAAAAACCTGTTGAAAACGCCAAAGACCTGTCTAAAACTgtcacagggttcgtactcaaatTCAGAaatacaggggtagaagtgatcgacttgtcacatataggacattttccacaaaaaatataggacaaatataggacacattatatgaatagtttcgctatgaaaaaagaaataatacatacatattatttatttattcttatcaatgattttgttttaaaaaacccttcaaacaaaattataacttacacctgaaatgactttcctgtagttgaaagaataatttttgaaaaaagtgtactttgcagacaaaaaaaaaagaacaaagtgaaatttattgataattaacacagcaactcacaataTTTGCAcggatagaagtgtcacaaacatagcttatataaataaataaaaaccgtctttgtgttgagaattaacaggaaataaccaatgctttgtagcacaaacatacagatattttgttccacaaaattccacaaaaagaaaagattgcaaaaagactattataacataccgatcagaaaatgcactgaacacaaaaatatacccgcgaaaacaaaaaccaaaacaaaccacgaaaacaaaaccaaaaaaaaaaaaaaaccacgcttgaaaacaaaacaaactgctgttgccaaacacaaaattctaaaaccaacttcagaattcgttctcgaaactccacccactacagtgacgtcatattgctgtagcAAATGaaagaagatgcctgttgcaggatttagtgagttgtgttttttaatttgaaattcgtttgcacacgtactttcgacgaaaaatccgaagtcagatagtttatttactgttgttttaaagaaataaattggataaaaaacaggaatataggaaatacaggacattttccaaaaatatgggAAATATAGGatgattttcatactttttttgaaaatataggaaatataggatatataggactacttcgacccctggaaataaaatgaaggagttttggaggagttttgaaggagtagaatgagattttgaaggagtaccaatgggctgtccttaaacgatgttgcacttttttttcccaGCATGTTTGACTTTGACCCCCTTCCgcctttgtcacaaagtgccaCACTTCATCTTTCTCTTCCTCTtgtcacattgtaatatttgtttATAAACATATCGTTATAATAACTGCGTGATGTTACTTTTTGTCACCATCTCTCTTTTCAATTTCATGAACCCATCTCcctctcaaggcatgacatcacttgtgaatGACCTTTTTTACAAtatccaggggtgattgtgactccatgaaaaaatacctgaactttttttgcccaagaagaaaaagtgttttgatgggtacatatatatacattatgtgtatgtacacattatattatgtatataaatcatttatatataaattatttgttggggctaaaactcgaagttttaattggatttaatacgtccatgtgcatggtgggaattaaattcttttaatttttctcatttcttaaaatttttccaggattcttcttatctagcctttattcaATCCCCCACCCCTGTTCTTCGATAATTACCATAGAGTTTACAAACCATGACCGTAGCTTAagctttataccaaacaaaacgtcttcaatttggacttttggcATTTCATTAAtcgccctaaattttacaaaagtgggtttttctgaaaatatagaagttccggtattttcgaagatgaagatacaggaattcaagatgaaaataccggaaatccggtaaaataccggaataCAATCACCCCTGGTATCATAACTGcgatttgctaaacaattgtttttttttaaaatagaatcagaggaagactatgtagtcttgaactaaagaagaaggagttttgaaggagttcaaaccaaaatgaaagagtttgaagggcccttcgaaAAAATGTCCTAAATGAAGGGTATTGGAGGAGTTTGGAAGGAGCATACGAACCCTGTGTCAGATACTGACATTACTGGCAAATACagtcattattttgattttttttaacaaacacatAATTTCctgatgctaaaaaaaaaatatttaactgcaaTTCGTACTTAACACATCATGTTAATctctacaaataataaagctgaaagtctctctgtctagattTCTGTCccgatctctgtctgtcaggatcgctgttcggctgattttcataaaatttggcaaagttagtttgtagcatggggggtgtgcacctcgaagcgatttttcgaaaattcaattttgttctttttctataccaagttgaagaaaatttttccgagcaaattatcacaacatggaatagtaaattacgaaatcatcataacgtggaaccgtaacatgggcaagcatagcaaattggcgagaaattcagcaTCCATtattgtaaatgtacaggcgaaccaaatgaccttttaattttctactacgggcaatgcTGTACTGGTGCCACTGGTTATAAATCaaattaataagttaaaattaaatttgtgtataaattttcctttaaattaattttttgaattgtaaaaATAGCTTGTAATTAATATATCAAtacatatatagatatatttaaaTATACTGCTATTTATCATGATACTTTTTATTCTATTATGACTGTAGCTTTTTAATTTATCTCTTTCATTCTACAGACACGTAGCttgttaaatgaaaattatatttgaaaatttttattgtgcagttttttaaatctgaaacagTCAAAAAGTTTCTTGTAGTGCATGGAATCAAAACTTATTTCACTAAGAATCACTTGCTAAagtaattttggtgtcaatataaATTTAAGACAGAAAGATAGGTTTTTCACATGATGGTAAAAACCCCGGTGAAAACCGGATAAAACCACCAACTGTCAAAAGCTTGCCAACCCAAAACTTTtatcaagtaataaaataaagcaCAATCTGAATCAAGAAAACAGAAATTTACAAAAGACCTGTACTTACAGCCTCTCCCCTTTCTTTACTGATCATTCTTTTGTCTTCCATGTCACATTTATTacctaaaatcattttttctacATCTTCATTGGCATGCtggaaaaaagtaaagttaacAGATTAAAAATGTGTTAACCGAAAGTGAAACCACGTTTGCATGTATGCCATTTTTGAgcgaaataaatacattaaaatgtcttttaattcAAGGATAAAAAATTTCCGATGAGGCGGACGTGCAGTCACCATACTTatataagaaaaaacaaatgaaatcagaaattttatcaaaaatgaagGAGTTAAGGTCATGTGAATATTGTTTAGGGAGTTATTTTTTAAGGAGTTATGTGAATATTGCATGCAAAATAAGTATCTGAACTCCCTCCATGATGTGAAAATTCactgaacattgaaaaaaaacgagctgatttgtgcatcacatgacttccttttactccaatttaacgtcatttccccattattggcaattttaatgtgattcaatagtttactctctaaatatcaccaacagtggccaaattgaaatcagatttaaaaaaaaaaatatcgccaaatttgtcgccaagttggtggcaaaacttggcgaccaaaagaatggcgatatattgccaaatgcccaacaaattataacaccacttgagtttacatcgaaattaacgatgatttcccccaaaaaaggggcaaaagacccttttagaaacacccgaatgcaaccaaaaggggaggtgcacaactagaacccactaggagtctacataccaaatttcaacttcctaggacataccaTTATTGAGTTATGCGACCTACATACGTACAaacgtacgtcacgagaaaactcattgtaattaactcaggaactgtcaaaatggatatttcgcgtgtctatatgttcttaggcacttacccacgtgtggtcgagtcaaaaaaaaaatgctcaacatttattcgggggtgagcaaaatggaaattaaggtcgatttttgagtgaaatttttttcgcgaatacacttcctttttcgtaaaaggaagtaaaaaacctttaaagatgtttttttaatgatttttgtatgcatatttgaagaaattttgtggcgagggggggggggggggttgagcttCTTTATAGCTTCCGAAcatttcacactgtcttcagaaaatctTGAGTTCACTATCACCCCCAACAATTGATACAGCTGTTATTGTGGAATTGCTCAAATTTAGCCAACACTCAAATttagccaaatttcaactttctaggacatagcgttcttgagttatgcaacatacatacgcacatacatacatatgtatatatagtcgtcacgagaaaactcgttgtaattaacttggaaatcgtcaaaatggatattttgcgtgtctatatgttcttaggcaccatgtgtggtcgagtcaaaaaaaaaaaaaaaaaaaacactcaacatttattcgggggtgagcaaaatggaaattaaagtctatttttgaatgaaaattttttcgcgaatacaatactttcttttttgtaaaaggaagtaaaaattacagTAGCAATGCTTCTGTGAGAGTGGGTTCATATGAATATGTTTTCAAGAATTCTgcatttctttgaaagaaaaataaaaggaaaatgctTCAAAAGCTTTGtatcaattttgttcaaaaaaaaaaaaaaacccacaaagaTAGATACCTACCTCATCAATATTTCGTAGCCACTTGGCAATATTGTCAAAACTTTTTGGATTTGTAATGTCATAAACGAGCATAATGCCCATAGCTCCTCTGTAATAGGAAGTAGTAATTGTATAAAATCTTTCTTGACCAGCAGTATCCCTAGAAATAATGACCACATGTTAGATGAAGTGAACATtgcaaaaacttacaaattaattGAATGCACTCTTTGTTTTTTCATACTTAACTGAattgttttattgaaaagttaATGCCAAAGCAtacaggtaaaaaaaataaaaaatagaaaaaaaataaataaactttttttaaattcattccaaaataataattacaatgaatgaataaaataaatacataaataaaaatctaaaattatttttagataaccaaaaaaaaaaattgttagccATTTTCGGCATATAGATAGAAACCACaactaaaaatcattaaaaaaaaaaaaaggtttgattgtgcatatgagatctaatcttaccaaatttgtaacttaattttctttcctttaatatctaaagttttaattttgaaatcaatacctagaaaaagaaaaagaatattaagTTAAAACACAGAAATGACACAAAAATTACAATCCACAATAAAATGTTTGTTCagcaataaaaattaacaattttaaatcatgatctgaagcatttaaaaaggttttgggataaataataataataattaaattaagtttgcaaaactaaaaaaggttttacagggttcatactcaacttttaaaattaaaagtaaggagtttttaaaaagttttgcaggagttcattttattttttaaggactagtttcttgtttaaaaatgcattttttaagacttatttcagaaaaaaatatgtacaactcatgtataatttatttttgcttccatACAATGCATTCAATGCACAAACAtactaaatttatagtaaaatatgcatttacagCTTCTTATACTTTTGCCGACTTagaatcaaattcaaatatgAATTCgattatggaggggggggggggggaccattgaaacatgttttatttttaaaataaaaataagtgaaaatgattaaaaattaatattttctcaaaaacgaaACACATACTATCCACATAAtttcctgacaaaaaaaaaaaacttttgaaaataaaatatatgtttgaacTATAATAAAAGCTGATTGAAAGTAGTAGaggccaaaataacttccaactatcaaaatgattgaaatatttacaggatACAAAAGGACAAACTTCAAACACAACAAACAATTTTCGGTAAAGCTTGTGTTTGATTTTAACATAATGTTACTCATACAAGATTGAAACACAGAAAATCTAATTTAAATATTAGGGAtccttttgaaaaattgtacaaattattttaatctccAAAATTCTGtagaatatttcaaaaaaaaaaaaaaataataataataaataaaataaaaattgtgtgacTTTGTTGATGAGCATAGAAAACAGTTAAATTTTGAgaacttttcttctaaaaagtatgaaaattataattctaggaaatagtggtaccacTGTTTAGCTATTAAGTTGCTCTTTTATCTATTGCATAAAATATAGTATGTTTATAAATGTTaagtaaataatatttagaaattttttaaattttaacaaataaaaaaaataataaaaaactaaaaaaaactgatttaaataaaaattttaaaaaatacaaacccTGCCAATTACAGATATTAAGTATGtattaaaacacttaaaatagttgaaacaaaaattaatttcagccaGCGATTCCGTAATTAACTTCGACACTCTTAAAGAGCATGAATTtcgtaaaaaacttttcaatcgaatgattttaataaaaatataaatgaacttAATTCCTTTGCCTCTTCACAAGGCATAGTAAgcatcataaatgcaaaaaatcttaTTCCCGaggcggatgcaaagagattgcgatttttaaaagtgaacgcgttaaaagtataaagaacggcacataaaagaatttatttaagtcaattattttagaattgcattgtAGGGCTGTGCAATAAACGTATTAATAACAATTGTcgtaattgaagcaaaaatcaaattaaatcagcgacttagattttaaatttttgactctcATAAATGACACAGAATTTCgcttgaaaatttttactgtgtgatttttataggaataaaaataaatttcatttgccCCTAAAAAGCATAATAGGGatcaaaaatcaggaaaaattcgATCTTCatatcggatgcaaagagattgctgtaatcaaaatgaaagcatcaaaagtctaaaaacggcaaataaaagaatttataaagcaaaaaaattttagaatggtACTTTAACAAGGCTACAAGATGTAATACTATTAATAATTATCGACATAATTGTCAGAAATTTAGAGTAAGGAAAAAAATCGGATGAGGAGAAGAAAATAGTCTAACAAAAAAATCGGAAATTCCGGTATTAACAGACGAAAAAATACCGAAATTCCGGTAAAATTCAGTATAAAATAATCAGTCTATCGGATTGACGGTAGAAGAAAATCTTTAAGGACATGTAGAAtaaaaataaggagtttgtaaggagataatagtcaggagttttaagggcacttattttcttttcttaaaaagcaggagtttgtaaggagcgtTCGAACcctgtttcaataaaaaaaaaaacaaaaattactaatctttactcatttaaataaaaaaataaaacaagctaaTCTGATGCAGCATGTATGACAAAATGACTTTCAATTGCCAAAATATTAAGATacttaaattaaatgcaaaacgattgaaaagCTCAAACGAGGGAC
Encoded proteins:
- the LOC129234246 gene encoding ras-related protein Rab-10-like is translated as MAKKAYDLLFKLLLIGDSGVGKTCILFRFSDDAFNTTFISTIGIDFKIKTLDIKGKKIKLQIWDTAGQERFYTITTSYYRGAMGIMLVYDITNPKSFDNIAKWLRNIDEHANEDVEKMILGNKCDMEDKRMISKERGEAIAREHGIRFLETSAKANINIERAFRELAESILNKQMAGKEQTDYPDKVRVTTQDIRGIRKCC